The Cherax quadricarinatus isolate ZL_2023a chromosome 46, ASM3850222v1, whole genome shotgun sequence genome includes a region encoding these proteins:
- the LOC128705161 gene encoding roundabout homolog 2: MYTVQLLVLLAVTIAQEDGPPVIKEHPSNVVARRNDPVTLNCTASGATSIRWFRDGKEVITSTQDPRSHRLLLPAGSLFFLRVTSTRKDSDTGTYWCVASNNYGATRSQNATLTVAMLAYEFQSQAEPLVKARIGDSVSLHCQPPAGTPSPEVTWLKDGRQMSNSSRISITQILVINQAIQEDSSTYTCRARNAAGTRESSPTQLIVMTPPRFEERPANVTSPSGVLVELKCRAQATPAPTVTWRRLDGKMPLGRVRIEEQHQRLVLEHVTVDESGIYVCEVENEAGIAIAQATVKIVDAPELADSLQNFQVMVGEEVTISCNVKGEPQPLVLWHLPTLDRTALLTLGQTKGHSSVSDDGRFLMLRNSAKEDSGTYYCWGVSSGGGVKGQAEVTVVSALPPPVMGIKPKDLTAASGDIASFPCEVVSEAAEATISWWYSPSVHLLPRQLSKDSVDPRISLPDNGALILKNVNLDDAGIYTCRATAVTGTVEQAAVLRVERYGKASEPLLLPAPPTKPRIIATNQTSVQLSWLPNSQVSVESGQWYTVEYWRPGWDEWRVADAAMMPESCIISHLTPGHTYTFLVRAVNSKGASFPSPWSDPVTTNLPRDPNLTVEQVRQARRRLSRPIVTLINATITAPESVLLNYEFLTTADESVEGVLVYTVAKVGTVQVATVLGTSSTSHLLHHLHPNTPYTFFIVPFWHSIEGTPSNSHSLTTPEDVPASAPSEVHVTVHEEGSALIRWSSVSVDETRGNLQGYQVVISYNGSQTTETVVSPWLEARGLLPGRLYTVRVAALTGAGLGPFSDPFLLDVGHGDTHNIQRVNTVLDNGDSVMYAPLQPVWLLYLLIPLVLLVFLVTLLYVKRLHQKSPSSSPPNTATLYQDPSCYPDHHSVNMYSEQELVNEYAEPRVQGLNDAVEPYAITSLLASPSLCDSWQHHSSESVMQVNWAAFLPPPPTCPPPLDLGDTAGGSDHQETHMAASGSQYDNMSRSEQYERPCVATSDITYDVYSHVTPADCRNGFLYQDPSCYPDHHSVNMYSEQKLWRPSESDKDSSLSSARLLHTDKLVNEYAEPRVQGLNDAVEPYATTALLAPPSLCDSWQHHSSESVMQVNWAAFLPPPPTCPPPLDLGDTAGGSDHQETHMAASGSQYDNMSRSEQYERPCDATSDITYDVYSHVTPADCRNGFLAFNTLQDRSCQKVRADCHPSPLTDAPHSNTH, encoded by the exons ATGGGCCGCCGGTGATTAAGGAGCATCCTAGCAACGTGGTTGCACGTCGCAATGACCCAGTCACACTCAACTGCACAGCTTCAGGTGCCACCAGCATCAGATGGTTCCGTGACGGCAAGGAGGTCATTACATCTACACAAGACCCTCGTTCTCACCGTCTTCTACTGCCTGCTGGCTCACTTTTCTTCCTCCGTGTCACCTCCACCAGGAAGGACAGTGATACTGGCACATATTGGTGTGTAGCTTCCAATAATTATGGCGCTACACGCTCCCAGAATGCCACCTTGACTGTGGCAATGCTTGCATATGAATTCCAAAGCCAGGCAGAACCTTTGGTGAAGGCCCGCATTGGAGACTCTGTCTCCTTACATTGTCAGCCACCAGCGGGCACTCCTTCACCAGAGGTGACATGGCTGAAGGATGGTCGCCAGATGAGTAACTCCAGCCGCATCAGTATCACCCAGATACTGGTCATCAACCAGGCCATCCAGGAAGACTCATCAACCTACACTTGTCGTGCCCGTAATGCTGCTGGAACAAGAGAATCTTCACCGACCCAACTAATTGTGATGA CTCCGCCTAGATTTGAGGAGAGACCAGCCAACGTTACAAGTCCATCAGGAGTGCTAGTGGAGTTGAAGTGTAGAGCTCAAGCAACTCCCGCTCCTACAGTGACCTGGCGCAGGTTAGATGGGAAGATGCCTCTGGGTCGTGTCAGGATAGAGGAACAGCATCAACGCTTGGTGTTGGAACATGTGACAGTAGATGAATCTGGTATTTATGTGTGTGAGGTGGAGAATGAAGCAGGTATCGCCATAGCACAGGCCACTGTTAAAATCGTCGATGCCCCTGAGTTGGCAGATTCACTGCAGAACTTTCAGGTTATGGTTGGAGAGGAGGTAACGATTTCATGTAATGTTAAGGGTGAGCCTCAACCCCTGGTACTGTGGCACCTCCCCACGTTAGATAGAACAGCTCTTCTAACTCTGGGTCAGACCAAGGGCCATTCTTCTGTGTCTGATGATGGTCGCTTTCTGATGCTAAGGAATTCAGCTAAAGAGGATAGTGGCACATATTACTGCTGGGGTGTGAGTAGTGGCGGGGGTGTAAAAGGACAGGCAGAAGTGACAGTTGTGTCAGCGCTTCCACCACCAGTAATGGGCATCAAACCCAAAGATCTTACAGCTGCTTCAGGAGATATTGCTTCTTTCCCTTGTGAGGTAGTGAGCGAGGCAGCTGAAGCCACCATCTCCTGGTGGTACAGTCCATCTGTTCACCTGCTTCCCCGTCAACTCTCCAAAGACTCTGTTGATCCTAGGATATCGCTTCCAGACAATGGTGCTCTTATTCTCAAGAACGTGAATCTAGATGATGCAGGCATCTATACCTGTCGTGCAACTGCAGTTACTGGCACTGTGGAGCAGGCAGCAGTACTGCGAGTAGAGCGTTATGGTAAAGCAAGTGAGCCCCTGTTGCTGCCAGCACCTCCCACCAAGCCACGTATTATAGCAACGAACCAAACATCTGTGCAATTGAGCTGGCTTCCCAACTCTCAAGTGAGCGTAGAGTCAGGTCAGTGGTACACCGTGGAGTACTGGAGACCGGGTTGGGATGAATGGCGTGTGGCTGATGCTGCTATGATGCCAGAGTCGTGTATTATAAGTCACCTCACACCAGGACACACCTACACCTTCTTGGTTCGTGCTGTCAACAGTAAAGGGGCGTCATTTCCGAGCCCCTGGTCAGACCCAGTGACCACCAACCTTCCTCGTGACCCTAACCTCACAGTGGAACAGGTGCGACAGGCTCGCCGACGCCTCTCTCGCCCCATCGTCACTCTCATTAATGCTACAATCACTGCCCCAGAGAGTGTGCTACTCAACTATGAATTCCTGACCACGGCAGATGAGTCCGTGGAAGGAGTGTTGGTGTACACAGTAGCTAAAGTGGGTACAGTGCAAGTAGCTACTGTCCTGGGCACCTCATCTACTTCCCACCTCTTGCATCATCTTCATCCCAACACTCCCTACACCTTCTTTATCGTCCCTTTCTGGCACAGCATCGAGGGAACTCCCAGCAACTCTCACTCACTTACCACGCCAGAAGATG TACCTGCGTCTGCTCCTAGTGAGGTGCACGTGACAGTACATGAGGAAGGCTCTGCACTAATTAGGTGGTCGAGTGTAAGTGTGGATGAAACTCGAGGGAATCTGCAGGGCTATCAGGTAGTAATAAGCTATAATGGTAGCCAGACCACAGAGACGGTCGTGAGTCCCTGGTTGGAGGCTCGTGGCCTCCTGCCTGGTCGTCTGTACACTGTACGTGTAGCGGCCCTCACGGGGGCAGGTCTTGGGCCCTTTAGTGATCCCTTTTTGCTGGATGTAGGACACGGTGACACCCACAACATTCAGAGGGTCAACACAGTCCTTGATAATGGTGATTCTGTAATGTATGCACCACTGCAGCCAGTTTGGCTACTGTACCTCTTGATACCTCTAGTACTCTTGGTGTTCTTGGTTACTTTGCTGTATGTCAAACGACTACACCAAAAATCACCGTCTTCCAGCCCACCTAACACTGCTACCCTTTATCAGGACCCCTCCTGCTACCCAGACCATCACTCAGTCAACATGTACAGTGAGCAGGAGCTGGTAAATGAATATGCAGAGCCACGGGTTCAAGGGCTCAATGATGCAGTAGAGCCTTATGCCATCACTTCACTACTGGCATCCCCATCACTCTGTGATTCTtggcagcatcacagtagtgaaTCTGTCATGCAGGTCAACTGGGCTGCATTCCTACCTCCTCCACCCACCTGTCCACCACCACTTGACTTAGGAGACACTGCTGGTGGCAGTGATCACCAGGAGACCCACATGGCAGCCTCTGGTTCGCAGTATGACAACATGAGTAGATCAGAGCAGTATGAGCGACCGTGTGTTGCTACTTCGGATATTACCTACGATGTGTATTCACACGTGACACCTGCTGATTGTCGAAATGGGTTCCTTTATCAGGACCCCTCCTGCTACCCAGACCATCACTCAGTCAACATGTACAGTGAGCAGAAACTGTGGCGACCCTCGGAAAGTGACAAGGACTCTAGTTTATCTTCAGCACGGCTCCTGCACACAGATAAACTGGTAAATGAATATGCAGAGCCACGGGTTCAAGGGCTCAATGATGCAGTAGAGCCTTATGCCACCACTGCACTACTGGCACCCCCATCACTCTGTGATTCTtggcagcatcacagtagtgaaTCTGTCATGCAGGTCAACTGGGCTGCATTCCTACCTCCTCCACCCACCTGTCCACCACCACTTGACTTAGGAGACACTGCTGGTGGCAGTGATCACCAGGAGACCCACATGGCAGCCTCTGGTTCGCAGTATGACAACATGAGTAGATCAGAGCAGTATGAGCGACCGTGTGATGCTACTTCGGATATCACCTACGATGTGTATTCACACGTGACACCTGCTGATTGTCGAAATGGGTTCCTTGCTTTCAATACCTTACAGGACCGCAGCTGTCAGAAAGTACGAGCTGACTGCCACCCTTCACCTCTTACAGACGCACCACACAGCAACACCCACTAG